Part of the Thermogemmatispora onikobensis genome is shown below.
CAGGTTCGAGGTCTCTTCTTCGGTGACCCAAGTCAGCTTGTTGCTCAGCTGATCGGCGCGGTGGCCTGCTTCGTCTACGTCTTCGGAATCTCCTGGCTCTTCTTCAAGGCCTATGACAAGCTCTTTGGGCTGCGCGTCTCGCCTGAGACAGAGCTGGCGGGTCTGGATATCCCTGAGATGGGGTCACTGGGCTATGCCCCTGATGCTGAGCCGTACCGTGTCGTCGCCCAGGGCGACGGTAGTGTGGCTGTGGCTGGTGGGGCTGCTAGCAAGGATTGAGTTGATCCCTCTCCTCCCTGCAGATAGTTATTCCTGGCCTCCTGAACTCCTGAGACAGACCGTAGATGGGAACAACGGCGTTCCCATTCCACCCTTCTGTACTGACACTCGCTGGACAGAGCTTGGAGGCCGTGAGCACCTGTTACAGTGCTCACGGCCTCCGGCCCGTGCCTGCTTCACGGGTTTCCCCTTGCCAAAAGCCATGTTCGTATGTTACACTTTTTGAACAGCGAACGCTGGTTGTTCGGCTGTATGGACCGTGACCAGGTGTCCGCGAGCCCCGCCGCTCTCCCCCGACCAATGCCGCTCATGTGTGCGCATCTGTGCGCCCTGCTATCCTGTCTGTCTATCCCGATGACCTCGGCGAGCGCTGTTTTGGTCGCCGACACAGTGTGGCTCCAACGCTGGTGCCTCCTGGTCTTCTATGCTGTCTGTTTTACAGGAGGGCAATCTATGCAGCACCATGCTTCTGCTGATCCTGCATATCCGCTCTACGATGCCCGGTGGGAACATGATGCCTGCGGTACAGGCTTTATTGTACAGATTTCCGGAGAGCGCAGTCATGCGCTGGTAGAGATGGCCCTGGAGGCGCTGGCTCGCCTGACCCACAGGGGAGCCCAAGACGCCGATGCCGAGACCGGTGATGGTGCTGGTGTGCTGACCCAGCTGCCCACGGAGCTGTTCCGCGCGGAGCTGGCGGCTCAAGGGATCACGCCGCCCGAGGCTCACGCTCTGGCTGTGGGTATGCTTTTCCTTCCCCCCCGTACGCACTCTCCCCAGGAGCTTGAGAGTAGCCGCCAGATCATTGAGCAGACGCTGGCTGAGTTGGAGATCCCGCTGTTGCTCTGGCGCCAGCCGCCACTCGATGTGAGCGTCCTTGGCTCTCAGGCGCGCGCAACCCTGCCAACAATTTCGCAGATTTTGCTTGCATGTCCAGACAAGCTTACCCCTGAAGAGTTCGAGGCCTCCCTCTATTATGCGCGCCGCCTGATCGAGCGCCGCTGGCTGGAGGCCGGCCTTGCCAATGCCTATGTGGCTTCGCTCTCTCGCCACACCCTGGTCTACAAGGGCCTCATGGCGCCTGATACTCTGGCCCGTTTCTACCTCGACCTGGCCAATCCTCTCTATACCAGCGCTTTTGCTATCTTTCACCAGCGTTACAGTACTAACACCTTCCCGTCCTGGCCTCTGGCCCAGCCGTTCCGCATGCTGGCCCACAACGGCGAGATTAATACCTTGCTCGGTAACCGTAACTGGATGCGGGCGCGCGAGAAAGCCCTGACCGCCGCTCGCTGGGGGGAGAAACTGGCCAATCTGCTGCCGGTCATTCAAGAAGGGGGCAGCGATTCGGCTCAGCTTGACAACGTGCTAGAGTTCTTGACCTGTTCGGGCCGTGACCTGCTGCATAGCATGCAAATGTTGGTCCCACCGGCATGGGAGCAGATGCCCGAGCTGGATACTGCATGGCGGGCCTGGTGCGAGTATCATGCAGGCCAGATTGAACCCTGGGATGGACCGGCGGCTTTGGTCTTCAGCGATGGACGCTTTGTCGGCGCGGCGCTCGACCGTAACGGCCTGCGCCCGGCTCGTTATACCCTGACCTCGAACGGGCTGCTGATTCTGGCCTCCGAGGTTGGAGTAATCTCTTGTGAGCCGCATGAGGTGGTTGAGAAAGGGCGTCTGGGACCGGGACAGATGATCGCTGTTGACCTGGAGCGTCATGCTGTGCTGCGCGACGAGGACATCAAGACGCTGCTGGCTCAGCGCCAGCCGTACGAGCAGTGGATTGACGCCAATCTAGTGCGCTTGACGCGCCTGTCGCAGGTGGTGGCCTCGGAACTGTGTAGCAATGGAGGTGATCAGCAAGAGCCAGATGCCGAAGCCCTTTTCCAGCGTCAGCTGCTCTTTGGGGTGACGAATGAGGATGTTGAGCTGATTCTGCGCGCGATGGTTCAGAACGCCAAAGAGCCGATCTGGAGCATGGGCGATGATACTCCGCTTGCCTCCCTCTCGCTGCGTTCCCGTTCCCTGGCCGATTACTTCCATCAGCGCTTCGCCCAGGTCACCAATCCACCCATTGATCCTTTGCGTGAGCAGGTGGTCATGTCACTGGACTGCTATTTGGGGCGGCGGGAAAGCCTGCTCAGCGAGTCCCCACGCCATGCCCATCTTATCCACCTGGAGACGCCGCTGCTGACTGAGGCGCAGCTGGAGACACTCCGTCATCTGGAGGAGCAAGGCTTTCGGGCGCGCACGCTGGAGGCCACTTTCGCCCTGACTGAGGGACCGGCAGGACTGGAGACCGCTCTGGCGCGTTTGGAGCGCGAGGCGGTAGCAGCTGTTCAGGAAGGCATCGATCTTTTGATTCTGAGCGATCTGGGGACCGATCTGGAGCATGCTCCTGTCCCGATGCTGCTCGCTGTCGGAGCGGTCCATCAGGAGCTGATCCGCCGGGGGCTGCGTACCTCCGTGTCGTTGATTTGTGAGACTGGCGCGGCCTGGGACATTCATCAGATCGCCTTGCTGCTCGGCTATGGAGCGGAGGCCATTGTGCCTGCGGTAGCGCTGGCGACGGTGCGCGCTCTGGCCGGTGAGCGTCATCTGGAGTCAGTCACGCCCGAGGAGGCCGTTGAGCGCTACTTCCACGGAGTGGAGGAGGGCCTGCGCAAGGTCATGGCGCGGATGGGCATCTCGACTGTGCGCAACATCATTGGCGGCGGCCAGTTCGAGATCGTGGCCCTGGAGCCTGCCCTGGTCGAGCGCTGCTTTGCTGGCTCGCCGGCCCATCCGGGCAGGATTGGGCTGGAGCAGATTGCGCGCCAGCTGATCGAACACCATCAGAAGCTGGCCCAGCCGGCTGAGCAGCCTGTGACGGCTTCGCGTGCGGCTGCCGGTGCCGGAGCGGCCCATCAGCGGCGCAAGCTGCCCGAAGCCGGCTACTATCGCTATCGCCGCGATGCTGAGTATCACGCCTTCAACCCTCTGGTAGTGCGCGCTCTGCAAAAGGTGGCTCAGAGTGGCGATCCCGAAGACTATCGCCGCTTTACTGAGCTGATTTATGGACGTCCGCCCACCAACATTCGTGATCTGCTCAGCTTCGTGCCACGCCAACCCATTCCCATTGAGGAAGTCGAGCCGGTCGAAACGATTCGGGCCCGCTTCGTGGTCTCGGCGATGTCGCTGGGAGCGCTCAGCCCCGAGGCCCATCGCACCATTGCTGCTGCCATGAACAGCATTGGCGGACGCAACAACACGGGTGAGGGTGGCGAAGATCCCGATTGGTACTATGAGCTATTGGAGGGCCATCCGGTCAGCAGCAAGATCAAGCAGGTGGCTTCGGCGCGCTTCGGCGTGACTACCGAGTACCTGGTGCGCGCCGAGGAGCTGGAGATCAAGATGGCCCAGGGTTCGAAGCCGGGTGAGGGTGGCCAGCTTCCGCCCAACAAGGTCACGCCCTTCATCGCGCGCCTGCGTCATACGGCGCCGGGCGTGCCGTTGATCTCGCCGCCGCCTCATCACGATATCTATAGCATCGAGGATCTGGCCCAGCTGATCTACGATCTGCGCCAGGTCAACCCGCGGGCGCGCATTGGCGTCAAGCTCGTGTCGAGCAAGGGTGTAGGAACCATTGCCGCTGGCGTAGCCAAGGCCCATGCCAACTACATCCATATTGCGGGCCACGATGGCGGCACCGGAGCCTCGCCGTTCCAGTCGATCAAGCATGCAGGTATCCCCTGGGAGCTTGGTCTGGCGGAGACGCAGCAGACGCTGGTGCGCAATGGCCTGCGCAGCCGTGTCCGGGTGCGCGTTGACGGCGGCCTCAAGACGGGGCGCGACGTGGTCATCGCGGCCATGCTGGGGGCCGATGAGTTCGGTTTCGGCACCGCCGTCATGGTTTCGCTCGGCTGCGACATGGCGCGTCAATGTCATCTGAATACCTGTCCGGCAGGCATAGCTACCCAGCGTGAGGATCTGCGCGCAAAGTACACGGGCCGACCGGAGATGGTCGTCAACTATCTGACCTTGCTGGCCCAGGAGGTGCGTGAGATCCTGGCTCAGCTCGGCGTGCGCCGTCTCGACGAGATCATCGGGCGGGCCGATTTGCTGCAGTGCCCCGAAGAGGTGAGCATCGAACTGGCGCCCATCCTGGCGACGCCGGCAGGCGGCTTTGTGGCTCCAGCTCCACCGCCGCCGGGTTCGCAGGTGGCAGCCCAGATTCTGAGCGAGGTTGAGCAGGCGCTGAATGGAGAGCGCAGCGTCTTTACGCAGCATAGCATTCAGAATGCCGACCGCACGGTTGGGGCCAGCCTGGCGGGAGAGATTGCACACCGCTATGGGAATAAGGGGCTGCCGGGTGTAAGCGTTACCTGCACCTTCCACGGCTCGGCGGGACAGAGCTTCGGCGCCTTCTGCGTGCCTGGCATGCGCCTGATCCTCAATGGCGAAGCCAACGACTATGTTGGCAAAGGCATGACCGGCGGCCAGATTGTGATCATGCCCCCACCGTCGGCGCGCTATCCTGCCCATAAGAATATCATCATGGGGAATGCGGTCCTTTACGGGGCCACAGGCGGCCAGCTCTTCGCCGCTGGCTGTGCGGGCGAGCGCTTTGCCGTGCGCAACAGCGGCGCCCTGGCCGTGGTTGAAGGAGTTGGGGCCCATGCCTGTGAGTACATGACCGGCGGCATGGTGGTGGTCCTCGGCAGCACGGGTATCAACTTCGGCGCCGGGATGTCCGCCGGTGTGGCCTATGTCCTCGATACCGAGGGCGCCTTCCCGCCGCGCTGTAATACCGAACTGGTCGAGCTGCAGCGCATCAACGATCCCGATGAGGCGGAGGCGCTGCGCAAGCTGATCGTCCTCCATCGCAAGAAGACCCATAGCTGGCGCGCGGCCCAGATCCTGGCCGAGTGGGACCATATGCAGCGCTTCTTCTGGCGTGTGGCGCCGCGCGAGCGCATGCAAACAGCCTGCGATTTCCTGGGAGCCTATCCCGAGGAGAAGCGTGACGCCGTGGGCAGTTAGCCACAAACCATGATGGGCAGTGAGCTGCCCTGTTCTACGACGAGACGAGACGGGCGTCTGCCGGATACAGCCGCTATGCTGGCCGGCGGACGCCCTTTGTAGTGGCTCGCTGCAGGCTGGGGCAGACAGACGGACCAGACGGACCTCCCGCAGAGGCCAGAGGAGAAAGAAGGTGCCTTACTGGGAGGCTCCCGTGCTCGTCAGATCGCGTTTGCTCCTCAGCGGTAGCTCCTGGAGGAACCAGACGGCAATGAAGGTCAGTCCACTGAGCAAAAAGCTGATCAAGAAAGCCTGGTGGAGGCTGCTCGCCAGCGCTTCGCGCACCGCCTGGACCAGGGCCTGGTAGGCCGCAGCTCCCTGGGAGCCGGCGGCCAGGAAGCCCGCACGGAGTCTGGTGAGCGTCTGGCCAGAGGAGAGCAAGATCAGAGGATTGGCAAAGAGCACGTTCACGGAGGCGGGCAGCCTGTCGCGCAGTGCGGCTGGTAAGGCCGCCTGAAAGGCTGGTGTGTACGAGGCCGACAGTACCCCTCCCAGGATAGCGATGCTCAAGGTCCCACCGAGCTGACGGAAGAAGGCCAGAGCGGCGGTTGCCTGGCCGATCTTTTGCGGGAGAGCATTCTGGACAATCGTGGTGTAGATGGCTTGGCCTGTGCCCATGCCGAAGCCGAGCACGAGCATCGCAATGAGCAGATCGGACCAGCCAGAGCTGGCGTTGAGGCGCACCAGGCACAGCGAGCCGGCCACAGCAGCAAGCGCCCCGCCAATGGCCAGCCAGCGATAGCGCCCGCTCCATGAGAGCAGCAGGCCCGAGAGAACCGCTCCCCCGATCGCCGTCAGCGCCAGGGGAATGGTGATCAAACCGCTGTTCGTCGCCGAGGTGCCGATCACTCCCTGGGCGAAGAGGGGGATAAAATAGGCGCTTCCAAGAAGGGCCATATTGAGGAGGAAGGTGACCAGCGAGGCGATCCCGAAGACCCCCCAGCTGGCAACAAAGAGACTCGGCTCAAGGATCGGCTCTTTACCACGCCGCTCCTGGTGGTGTTCATAGATGACGAGCAAACAGAGAAAGACGAGGCCGGCGCCTAGTAAGGTCATGATCTGGGGCGAAAGCCAGGGGTACTGATTGCCAGCCCAGGAGAAAGCCAGTAACAACGGAATCGTCCCCAGGGTGAGCAGCAGGACACCAGCGTAGTCGATAGAAACCGTCTGTCTGCCTGGTCTGAGTTCTGGCATCATCATGATCAGCACCAGCAGCGCTGCCAGGCCAATGGGCACGTTTAGCGAGAAGATCCAGCGCCACGAGAGGCGATCGGTCAGCCAGCCTCCAGCGAGTGGCCCAATGATTGACCCCAGGGCATACATCCCGCCTGTGATCCCCATCCATTTCCCGCGCTCGCGCGGAG
Proteins encoded:
- the gltB gene encoding glutamate synthase large subunit; the protein is MQHHASADPAYPLYDARWEHDACGTGFIVQISGERSHALVEMALEALARLTHRGAQDADAETGDGAGVLTQLPTELFRAELAAQGITPPEAHALAVGMLFLPPRTHSPQELESSRQIIEQTLAELEIPLLLWRQPPLDVSVLGSQARATLPTISQILLACPDKLTPEEFEASLYYARRLIERRWLEAGLANAYVASLSRHTLVYKGLMAPDTLARFYLDLANPLYTSAFAIFHQRYSTNTFPSWPLAQPFRMLAHNGEINTLLGNRNWMRAREKALTAARWGEKLANLLPVIQEGGSDSAQLDNVLEFLTCSGRDLLHSMQMLVPPAWEQMPELDTAWRAWCEYHAGQIEPWDGPAALVFSDGRFVGAALDRNGLRPARYTLTSNGLLILASEVGVISCEPHEVVEKGRLGPGQMIAVDLERHAVLRDEDIKTLLAQRQPYEQWIDANLVRLTRLSQVVASELCSNGGDQQEPDAEALFQRQLLFGVTNEDVELILRAMVQNAKEPIWSMGDDTPLASLSLRSRSLADYFHQRFAQVTNPPIDPLREQVVMSLDCYLGRRESLLSESPRHAHLIHLETPLLTEAQLETLRHLEEQGFRARTLEATFALTEGPAGLETALARLEREAVAAVQEGIDLLILSDLGTDLEHAPVPMLLAVGAVHQELIRRGLRTSVSLICETGAAWDIHQIALLLGYGAEAIVPAVALATVRALAGERHLESVTPEEAVERYFHGVEEGLRKVMARMGISTVRNIIGGGQFEIVALEPALVERCFAGSPAHPGRIGLEQIARQLIEHHQKLAQPAEQPVTASRAAAGAGAAHQRRKLPEAGYYRYRRDAEYHAFNPLVVRALQKVAQSGDPEDYRRFTELIYGRPPTNIRDLLSFVPRQPIPIEEVEPVETIRARFVVSAMSLGALSPEAHRTIAAAMNSIGGRNNTGEGGEDPDWYYELLEGHPVSSKIKQVASARFGVTTEYLVRAEELEIKMAQGSKPGEGGQLPPNKVTPFIARLRHTAPGVPLISPPPHHDIYSIEDLAQLIYDLRQVNPRARIGVKLVSSKGVGTIAAGVAKAHANYIHIAGHDGGTGASPFQSIKHAGIPWELGLAETQQTLVRNGLRSRVRVRVDGGLKTGRDVVIAAMLGADEFGFGTAVMVSLGCDMARQCHLNTCPAGIATQREDLRAKYTGRPEMVVNYLTLLAQEVREILAQLGVRRLDEIIGRADLLQCPEEVSIELAPILATPAGGFVAPAPPPPGSQVAAQILSEVEQALNGERSVFTQHSIQNADRTVGASLAGEIAHRYGNKGLPGVSVTCTFHGSAGQSFGAFCVPGMRLILNGEANDYVGKGMTGGQIVIMPPPSARYPAHKNIIMGNAVLYGATGGQLFAAGCAGERFAVRNSGALAVVEGVGAHACEYMTGGMVVVLGSTGINFGAGMSAGVAYVLDTEGAFPPRCNTELVELQRINDPDEAEALRKLIVLHRKKTHSWRAAQILAEWDHMQRFFWRVAPRERMQTACDFLGAYPEEKRDAVGS
- a CDS encoding MDR family MFS transporter, which translates into the protein MQPSSKSGAQRQREQVSTSLPRSTELFSPRQTLATMSGLLLVLFLAILDQTIVATALPRIGADLGGFEVLSWITTGYLLASTVTIPIYGKLSDLVGRKPILLASIGLFLIGSALSGLAQSLTQLIIFRTLQGLGAGGLQPVVSATVGDLFAPRERGKWMGITGGMYALGSIIGPLAGGWLTDRLSWRWIFSLNVPIGLAALLVLIMMMPELRPGRQTVSIDYAGVLLLTLGTIPLLLAFSWAGNQYPWLSPQIMTLLGAGLVFLCLLVIYEHHQERRGKEPILEPSLFVASWGVFGIASLVTFLLNMALLGSAYFIPLFAQGVIGTSATNSGLITIPLALTAIGGAVLSGLLLSWSGRYRWLAIGGALAAVAGSLCLVRLNASSGWSDLLIAMLVLGFGMGTGQAIYTTIVQNALPQKIGQATAALAFFRQLGGTLSIAILGGVLSASYTPAFQAALPAALRDRLPASVNVLFANPLILLSSGQTLTRLRAGFLAAGSQGAAAYQALVQAVREALASSLHQAFLISFLLSGLTFIAVWFLQELPLRSKRDLTSTGASQ